A part of Bdellovibrionota bacterium genomic DNA contains:
- a CDS encoding AMP-binding protein → MNFVETILGNLEKSTADPAVIEVYGQTSAPTTRAQLKEMVERARVYLATAGVRAGDRVALLAPNSTRWVACDIAILASGAICVPLYSRQDPKELAYIARDCQPKLLIAGDETLAEAIRREWETPSAIVTFEKIFTAENRPAEIHKITPEEPVTIVYTSGTSGDPKGAVITCGNVDYMLHQTISRLRQATGRDTTTDRVFHFLPVCFMGSRIMLWTQLYRGNPVMLSTDLSNLVQEVATADPNYYLNVPAVLERIRNGVNAKLKEKGGVALRLYKKGEAAYHRRLRGEGRRIDNVWFRLATAMVFCKIRLKIGKSLEFLICGSAALTEETQRWFEMIGVRVLQVYGLTETTAIVTMDQPNSVKAGYVGHAVEGCEAKITGEGELICRGPNIFAGYWNKPEATEAVLRDGWLYTGDLAEADETGNWKIIGRAKNVLIPMSGHNIAPEPIEQQLIDACPGMEHAVIIGHGRPYLTAIVTGKMDNASVERAIESVNESLPHYKKIRKFRRFERGFTIDNGLLTANQKLKRQQIEDQLKQEIESLYLESEAGQGGKGAFANA, encoded by the coding sequence ATGAATTTTGTCGAGACGATTTTAGGAAATCTGGAGAAATCGACCGCCGATCCCGCCGTGATTGAGGTTTATGGACAAACCTCCGCGCCGACGACGCGCGCTCAATTGAAGGAGATGGTCGAACGAGCCCGCGTTTACCTGGCCACGGCCGGTGTTCGGGCCGGCGATCGAGTTGCTTTGCTGGCCCCCAATTCAACCCGATGGGTGGCCTGTGATATCGCGATTCTGGCCTCGGGCGCGATTTGCGTGCCGCTTTATAGCCGGCAAGATCCCAAAGAACTGGCCTATATCGCCCGGGATTGCCAGCCGAAGCTTCTCATCGCGGGCGACGAGACTTTGGCCGAAGCCATACGAAGAGAATGGGAGACCCCCTCGGCGATCGTGACGTTTGAAAAAATATTCACCGCGGAGAATCGCCCGGCCGAAATCCACAAAATCACACCGGAAGAGCCCGTGACCATTGTTTATACGTCCGGAACGAGCGGCGATCCGAAAGGCGCCGTCATTACGTGCGGAAATGTCGATTACATGCTCCATCAGACGATTTCCCGCCTCCGGCAGGCGACCGGGCGAGACACGACAACCGACCGTGTCTTTCATTTCCTGCCGGTCTGTTTCATGGGCTCACGGATCATGCTCTGGACGCAGCTTTATCGCGGCAATCCCGTCATGCTTTCGACGGATCTTTCCAACCTCGTTCAAGAAGTGGCGACCGCCGATCCCAACTATTATTTGAATGTGCCGGCTGTACTGGAGCGCATTCGAAACGGCGTGAACGCTAAACTGAAAGAAAAAGGGGGCGTAGCGCTCCGTCTGTATAAAAAAGGCGAAGCCGCCTACCACCGCCGACTTAGGGGGGAAGGAAGACGAATCGACAATGTTTGGTTTCGTCTGGCGACGGCGATGGTCTTTTGCAAGATCCGTCTGAAAATCGGCAAGAGTCTTGAATTTTTGATCTGCGGATCCGCGGCGTTAACCGAGGAAACGCAGCGCTGGTTCGAAATGATCGGCGTTCGGGTTCTCCAGGTCTACGGCCTGACCGAAACAACGGCGATCGTGACGATGGATCAACCGAATTCCGTTAAGGCCGGTTACGTCGGCCACGCCGTCGAGGGCTGTGAAGCCAAGATCACGGGGGAGGGTGAGTTGATCTGCCGGGGACCCAACATTTTTGCCGGATACTGGAACAAGCCGGAAGCGACAGAAGCGGTTTTGCGCGACGGTTGGCTCTACACAGGCGATCTGGCCGAAGCGGATGAAACCGGCAATTGGAAGATCATCGGCCGCGCGAAAAACGTCTTGATTCCGATGTCGGGACACAACATCGCCCCGGAACCGATCGAACAGCAATTGATCGATGCCTGCCCCGGAATGGAGCACGCCGTGATTATCGGCCACGGTCGGCCCTATTTGACGGCCATCGTCACGGGGAAAATGGACAACGCTTCCGTTGAACGAGCGATCGAGAGCGTGAATGAATCGCTCCCCCACTATAAGAAGATCCGAAAATTTCGTCGCTTTGAACGGGGTTTTACGATCGATAACGGCCTCCTTACGGCCAACCAGAAATTGAAGCGCCAACAGATCGAGGACCAGCTCAAACAGGAAATCGAGTCGCTCTACTTGGAGAGCGAAGCCGGGCAAGGC